A section of the Cuniculiplasma divulgatum genome encodes:
- a CDS encoding DMT family transporter, with the protein MSKAEDTAGFIAMASFWALNYPLVKFAIVYQSSLSLLFFRIFFAAIASFIIFRKGIHFPRDLATNLKILVFSILNLIFFMGFWFVGESTESSALSSIIIYSYPVITIALSALLLGEKLSRARVAGTAVGFAGLIFIFIQQLFIRPGLGLVLLILAAISWSLATVFFRKYLLEVGSMTVNSLQFLYALPIVAAVVFPFHLVNFARLTPQFLIIMIYMGALSTSVAYWIYMRLYTKYSVSEISAFFFTVPALSIVFSYFILKENNTLFTYGGFALIGAGIFLSSWKSRSARDEKILEAPGEEV; encoded by the coding sequence GTGTCAAAAGCAGAGGATACCGCGGGCTTCATAGCAATGGCCTCATTCTGGGCCCTGAACTACCCGCTCGTTAAATTCGCCATTGTTTACCAATCCTCATTATCACTGCTGTTTTTCCGAATATTCTTCGCAGCCATAGCATCCTTCATAATCTTCAGGAAAGGAATCCACTTCCCACGTGATCTGGCCACGAACCTGAAGATTCTGGTATTCTCCATTCTTAACCTCATATTTTTCATGGGCTTCTGGTTTGTTGGAGAATCAACGGAAAGTTCAGCACTTTCATCCATCATAATTTATTCATATCCTGTGATCACCATTGCACTATCGGCATTGCTGCTGGGAGAGAAGCTCTCACGGGCAAGGGTAGCCGGAACTGCTGTGGGCTTTGCCGGGCTCATTTTTATCTTCATCCAGCAGCTCTTCATAAGACCCGGACTGGGGCTTGTGCTTCTTATTCTGGCTGCCATCAGCTGGTCGCTGGCAACAGTATTCTTCCGCAAGTACCTCCTTGAGGTGGGAAGCATGACAGTGAACTCACTGCAGTTTCTATATGCACTCCCCATTGTTGCGGCAGTGGTTTTTCCATTTCACCTTGTGAACTTTGCGAGGCTGACACCCCAGTTCCTTATCATCATGATATACATGGGGGCCCTGAGCACGTCCGTGGCTTACTGGATTTACATGAGGCTCTACACAAAGTATTCCGTGTCGGAAATCTCGGCCTTTTTCTTCACGGTTCCAGCCCTGTCAATAGTTTTCAGCTATTTCATCCTGAAGGAAAATAACACCCTGTTCACGTATGGTGGGTTTGCGCTCATTGGTGCCGGGATATTCCTGAGTTCCTGGAAGAGCAGGTCTGCCCGCGATGAAAAAATATTGGAAGCCCCCGGCGAAGAGGTCTGA
- a CDS encoding protein phosphatase 2C domain-containing protein — MSGIQVLGFRMSKLGNRSTDCEDFYSWDLARMKFAMADGASSSIFSDIWARSLTQAAMDVNLSLDDSPDSLLLSVMKAARKNWYGSIQWAGLPWFLRNKSVSGSHSTLLLMQAWPLASSYRYSAVAVGDTCMFVLKGQKVEDSFPLKQYSDFGNTPSLVWSGKGSPISANVRMALPKYSAVSGTIAPGSTVILATDAVSKWILEHGKPQEILEVMGNDHAMKGFISREINARRMRNDDTAIVAIRIT; from the coding sequence ATGAGCGGCATTCAGGTCCTGGGCTTCAGGATGAGCAAGCTTGGCAACAGGTCCACGGACTGTGAGGATTTCTACAGCTGGGATCTTGCCAGGATGAAGTTTGCCATGGCAGATGGTGCCAGTTCATCCATATTTTCTGATATCTGGGCCCGATCCCTTACACAGGCTGCTATGGATGTCAATCTCTCCCTGGATGACAGTCCAGATTCCCTCCTTTTAAGCGTGATGAAAGCCGCCAGGAAGAACTGGTATGGCAGTATACAGTGGGCCGGGCTGCCGTGGTTCCTTCGCAACAAATCCGTATCTGGATCCCATTCAACTCTCCTTCTGATGCAGGCATGGCCTCTTGCTTCATCGTACCGTTATTCTGCTGTTGCCGTTGGAGACACCTGCATGTTTGTCCTGAAGGGCCAGAAGGTCGAGGATTCTTTTCCACTGAAGCAGTATTCTGATTTCGGGAACACTCCGTCACTGGTATGGAGCGGAAAAGGAAGCCCCATATCGGCAAATGTCAGGATGGCTCTTCCAAAATACTCTGCAGTATCCGGGACAATTGCCCCAGGCAGCACTGTGATACTGGCAACAGATGCTGTCTCAAAATGGATTCTGGAGCATGGGAAACCGCAGGAAATCCTGGAAGTTATGGGAAATGATCACGCCATGAAAGGATTCATAAGCAGGGAGATCAACGCCAGAAGGATGCGCAACGACGACACGGCAATCGTAGCCATACGCATCACGTGA
- a CDS encoding MFS transporter encodes MNRYLTTGLITMMFASVFQYSWNAFELTLPIVSGIDKYTLSLVFTLFIIISSVSQIFSGIFADYIGPRKVYIVSLIISGAGLVLSSQSRNVSEFALFWLVGSVGEGSLYGISVNMALKWNEGNRGFASGFVGMGFGIGAVFANPFIFIFKNFRLPMLIIGILMLAVLLALSRFVDYPVLKSGRSPASVIREGRWWLIFSSYSFAGSPLQLFSFFLLFLSLKFGISYLVLVTIIFPLISGIGRPFIGKISDSIGRTRAIIFILIFILVGSVLAYLGTEISILAASILIALFGGSLFTLYSSHVSDLYGSKYSTANNGILYSGKAVAGIAGVFIFTIIDTSYGIGNAMYFIMFLGILSIATFLISTVHSRTIMPVSASAKR; translated from the coding sequence ATGAACAGATACCTGACTACAGGTCTCATCACAATGATGTTCGCATCTGTGTTCCAGTACTCATGGAATGCATTTGAGCTCACTCTGCCCATTGTTTCAGGCATTGACAAATATACCCTGAGCCTGGTCTTCACACTGTTCATAATCATATCATCGGTATCACAGATCTTCTCAGGCATTTTTGCAGATTACATTGGTCCAAGGAAAGTTTACATTGTCTCACTGATAATTTCAGGAGCAGGGCTGGTGCTTTCAAGCCAGTCCAGGAACGTATCAGAATTTGCCCTCTTCTGGCTTGTTGGTTCCGTTGGAGAGGGTTCTCTTTACGGAATTTCTGTGAACATGGCCCTGAAGTGGAATGAGGGAAACAGGGGCTTTGCATCTGGATTTGTTGGCATGGGATTTGGAATTGGTGCCGTGTTTGCAAATCCCTTCATTTTCATTTTCAAAAACTTCCGGCTACCCATGCTCATTATCGGGATACTGATGCTGGCTGTGCTGTTGGCTCTCTCAAGATTTGTGGATTATCCTGTTTTGAAGAGCGGCAGATCACCTGCCAGCGTCATAAGAGAGGGCCGCTGGTGGCTGATCTTTTCGTCCTATTCCTTTGCAGGATCACCACTCCAGCTGTTTTCCTTTTTCCTGCTGTTTCTTTCTCTGAAATTCGGCATATCATACCTGGTGCTGGTGACCATAATATTCCCGCTCATAAGCGGCATAGGGCGCCCCTTTATCGGAAAGATATCGGACAGTATCGGCAGGACGAGAGCCATAATATTCATTCTCATATTCATACTGGTTGGGTCTGTTCTGGCTTATCTAGGAACTGAAATATCAATACTTGCTGCTTCCATTCTTATTGCGCTATTCGGGGGATCACTTTTCACCCTGTATTCTTCACACGTCAGCGATCTGTACGGTTCAAAATATTCCACGGCCAACAACGGAATACTCTACTCTGGAAAAGCAGTTGCCGGAATTGCAGGCGTATTCATTTTCACCATAATAGACACATCATATGGAATAGGCAACGCCATGTATTTCATAATGTTCCTGGGAATACTTTCCATTGCAACGTTCCTTATAAGTACAGTGCATTCAAGAACTATTATGCCGGTCAGTGCCTCAGCAAAAAGGTGA
- a CDS encoding winged helix-turn-helix domain-containing protein, translating into MDQNQRIETLLSAISNRTKLSIITLLVRRKRMTVTQMSKLIGTTRSNLYQTIGDLVSSGIINEPEAVVNRNYVEKYYTLNEPLFQELDSEVWNRRLQSLSEDQSREIVVSFLLSQSMNLQIIAQEIQMYPERSSPKIKELLKGDRIFMSYGRTSDATYSKFLDHEKSLIKIFQENPDDDGDNTYVILGIPGLMDFGEPEKSGRSKAKRRE; encoded by the coding sequence ATGGATCAGAATCAAAGGATTGAAACACTATTATCAGCCATATCCAACAGGACAAAACTTTCCATTATCACCCTGCTGGTTCGCCGAAAGCGGATGACGGTGACGCAGATGTCAAAACTCATCGGCACTACACGCTCAAACCTCTACCAGACCATAGGGGACCTCGTAAGCAGCGGAATCATAAATGAGCCGGAGGCAGTGGTAAACAGGAATTACGTGGAGAAATACTACACATTGAATGAACCCCTGTTCCAGGAACTTGACTCCGAGGTGTGGAACAGGAGGTTGCAGTCGCTCTCAGAGGATCAGTCAAGGGAGATCGTGGTATCATTTCTTCTGTCCCAGTCAATGAATCTGCAGATCATAGCTCAGGAAATTCAAATGTATCCCGAAAGAAGCTCGCCAAAAATTAAGGAGTTGCTGAAGGGTGACAGGATATTCATGAGTTATGGCAGAACATCCGATGCAACATATAGCAAATTTCTTGATCACGAGAAATCGCTTATAAAGATCTTTCAGGAGAATCCGGACGATGACGGCGATAATACATACGTGATTCTGGGAATTCCGGGTCTGATGGACTTCGGGGAACCTGAAAAATCCGGCCGCAGTAAAGCAAAGAGGAGGGAATGA
- a CDS encoding NADP-dependent isocitrate dehydrogenase, with translation MQSDEHDNPATPITVAYGDGIGPEIMEATLSIIMAGGARLKIEPIQIGESVYLKGITSGIEPSAWESLRRTRVFLKAPITTPEGGGFKSLNVTIRKTLGLYANVRQCPSYAPFVFTKHPNMDVVIIRENEEDLYGGIEHRQTDEVVQCLKLISRPGSERLIRYAFEYARRYGRHKVTCFTKDNIMKMTDGLFHKVFDEVSKEYPDIKSEHWIVDIGAAKLADTPEDFDVLVLPNLYGDILSDVAAQIAGSVGLAGSANVGDGIAMFEAIHGSAPRRAGQNVANPSGLLLAAVQMLVHIGQGKVAERVHNAWLKTIEDGIHTYDIYDPEVSTEKVGTREFAEAVISRLGQKPTKLKAVSYPDKLPPIQITLTPGKRPDKKLVGIDVFLDWQGNPETLGKSLEKVAGPEFSLTMITNRGTKVYPGGMPETFCVDHWRCRFQPPGSAETVSDEDVLALLTRLVRSGYPPVKTEGLFTFDGKPGFSLGQGQ, from the coding sequence ATGCAATCTGATGAACACGATAATCCTGCAACGCCAATTACCGTTGCTTATGGAGACGGAATAGGCCCGGAAATTATGGAGGCAACACTATCAATAATAATGGCTGGGGGAGCCAGACTGAAGATTGAACCCATTCAGATAGGCGAATCCGTCTATCTGAAGGGTATCACCTCAGGTATAGAGCCTTCGGCATGGGAATCACTGAGGAGAACCAGAGTTTTTTTGAAGGCACCAATCACCACGCCTGAAGGAGGGGGTTTCAAGAGCTTGAACGTTACCATCAGGAAAACTCTCGGGCTTTATGCAAATGTCAGGCAGTGCCCCTCCTATGCGCCATTTGTCTTCACCAAGCATCCGAACATGGACGTGGTAATAATCAGGGAAAATGAAGAGGATCTATATGGAGGTATTGAGCACAGGCAGACGGATGAAGTTGTACAATGCCTCAAGCTCATATCGAGACCCGGATCTGAGAGACTTATCAGGTATGCCTTTGAATACGCCAGAAGATACGGGCGGCATAAGGTAACCTGCTTCACCAAGGATAACATAATGAAAATGACCGATGGCTTATTCCACAAAGTCTTTGACGAGGTATCGAAGGAATACCCGGACATTAAGAGCGAACACTGGATAGTTGACATCGGCGCGGCAAAGTTGGCTGACACTCCCGAAGATTTTGATGTACTGGTTCTTCCAAATCTTTATGGAGATATTCTTTCTGATGTGGCTGCGCAGATAGCAGGATCGGTTGGGCTCGCCGGAAGCGCCAATGTGGGGGACGGCATTGCAATGTTTGAAGCCATACACGGATCAGCTCCACGGAGAGCCGGGCAGAATGTTGCGAATCCATCGGGTCTGCTTCTTGCGGCGGTTCAGATGCTGGTGCACATAGGGCAGGGTAAGGTGGCTGAACGCGTGCATAATGCGTGGCTTAAGACCATCGAGGACGGAATTCACACCTACGACATATATGATCCTGAAGTTTCAACTGAAAAGGTTGGAACCAGAGAGTTTGCCGAAGCTGTTATAAGCAGATTGGGGCAGAAGCCAACAAAGCTGAAGGCAGTCAGCTATCCGGATAAGCTTCCACCCATTCAGATCACGCTTACACCAGGGAAGAGGCCCGATAAAAAACTTGTTGGTATTGACGTATTTCTTGACTGGCAGGGGAATCCGGAAACACTTGGGAAGAGTCTTGAAAAAGTTGCGGGACCTGAGTTCTCACTAACAATGATCACAAACAGGGGAACCAAGGTATATCCGGGCGGAATGCCAGAAACTTTTTGCGTTGATCACTGGCGCTGCCGGTTCCAACCCCCCGGATCGGCAGAGACTGTATCAGATGAGGATGTACTTGCACTGTTGACCCGACTTGTCAGGTCAGGGTATCCTCCTGTGAAAACTGAAGGTCTATTCACATTTGATGGGAAACCCGGGTTCTCTCTCGGACAGGGGCAGTGA
- a CDS encoding nitrite reductase: MAEDIERYLSNFFKAMPSEDLYFEALHEIIKDLVKEYLKRKINQNEEIKNEIMSILEKFMESKFKEYDAMARMAKVTAEIGLLSTPSSIKDEAVSDFVGTFRKEIEEIIKKTF, from the coding sequence GTGGCAGAAGACATTGAAAGATACCTTAGCAACTTCTTCAAGGCAATGCCCTCGGAAGACCTGTATTTTGAGGCTCTTCATGAGATTATCAAGGACCTTGTGAAGGAATATCTTAAGAGGAAGATAAACCAGAATGAAGAGATTAAGAACGAGATAATGAGTATACTTGAAAAGTTCATGGAAAGCAAATTCAAGGAATATGATGCCATGGCAAGGATGGCAAAGGTCACTGCGGAGATAGGACTCCTCAGCACACCCAGTTCCATAAAGGATGAGGCTGTATCGGATTTTGTAGGCACATTCAGGAAAGAAATCGAAGAGATCATTAAGAAAACTTTCTGA
- a CDS encoding MFS transporter: MTDNNLHLEVNRRIFYRFLIARNLAKASTFLFYVYFIWELVAKFHSVFLAGLVPAFSLLGYLLIVIPEGHLLDRRNRSRVFFIADGILVLAYSLLFLGDTILIIMVVDLISSLLAWVASDSLQGMIKSIMPEDQYGKAVSMNQTGTAISEILGIIGGGAMIYLGMSYLRIFLVALAFLSAALSFPIVMERADTHGKNYGEVFVFIRKMAFLLVLSLILNGLFISLDVYGSGLIRIVLHAPAYYYTLFLLGFPVGSVLGGLLISMGKISSKLSLILVTVEVLFIGILLLAVAIDPDVFIEPFLTLAMGVDVIIINVQLSAFSLKVIPNDLTGRYNSISVLFSAGASPVMALLFSALSRFIYFPLVLEGAAIIAIAVAPLTYFAMRSMMRAFGVKTEESTTT; this comes from the coding sequence ATGACTGACAATAACTTACACCTGGAAGTAAACAGGCGCATATTCTACAGATTTCTTATTGCAAGGAATCTGGCAAAGGCAAGCACTTTCCTGTTCTATGTCTACTTCATCTGGGAACTTGTAGCGAAATTTCATTCCGTTTTCCTGGCTGGCCTTGTTCCCGCTTTCTCTCTGCTGGGCTACCTCCTCATAGTAATTCCAGAGGGGCATCTGCTGGACAGGAGGAACAGGAGCAGGGTTTTTTTCATAGCAGATGGAATCCTTGTGCTGGCTTACTCACTTCTCTTCTTGGGAGACACCATTCTCATCATAATGGTTGTTGACCTCATATCATCGCTTCTGGCCTGGGTGGCTTCCGATTCACTGCAGGGCATGATAAAGAGCATCATGCCGGAGGATCAATATGGAAAAGCAGTATCCATGAATCAGACCGGAACTGCAATTTCAGAAATACTTGGGATAATTGGGGGAGGGGCAATGATCTATCTTGGCATGTCTTACCTCAGGATCTTTCTTGTGGCCTTAGCTTTCCTTTCTGCAGCCCTCAGTTTTCCAATTGTCATGGAAAGAGCCGATACTCACGGGAAGAACTATGGCGAGGTGTTTGTTTTCATCCGCAAGATGGCTTTCCTGCTGGTCTTGAGCCTGATTCTCAATGGACTCTTCATCTCGCTTGATGTTTATGGATCAGGGCTCATAAGGATAGTTCTGCATGCCCCTGCTTATTACTATACACTTTTCCTGCTGGGATTTCCTGTTGGTTCAGTTCTTGGGGGATTGCTTATCTCCATGGGAAAGATTTCTTCAAAGCTTTCTCTAATACTTGTCACCGTAGAGGTGCTGTTTATCGGCATCCTGCTGCTTGCGGTAGCCATTGATCCTGATGTCTTCATTGAGCCATTCCTGACTTTAGCCATGGGCGTTGATGTTATAATCATAAACGTGCAGCTTTCGGCTTTCTCGCTCAAAGTCATACCAAATGATCTCACCGGAAGGTACAATTCAATATCGGTTCTGTTTTCGGCAGGTGCCTCACCCGTAATGGCATTGCTGTTTTCTGCACTATCCAGATTTATCTATTTTCCCCTTGTGCTTGAAGGAGCTGCAATAATTGCCATAGCAGTTGCACCCCTCACCTATTTTGCCATGAGATCAATGATGCGTGCATTCGGGGTAAAAACGGAGGAGAGCACTACAACCTAA
- a CDS encoding DNA-directed DNA polymerase II small subunit translates to MPDQLFSDRVSILEYFHKHGILVSPQALNIILERSMGSLIPRLLSQEVESAGYIDDKAVRKLIRGEQKTERMDYEVNLPDIRVNSSVEDFRKMFVSRYEKLRKIVSLSGTMRGSMDIRTAKKTYGEVKIVGMVSSVDVTRNGHKRVLLEDMDDSIQAIIMKDKGLSNELIIQDEVIGVIGSVSRGPGEPVLFPNEIVRPDIPYRVMEDTGKEPVYVASLSDIHVGSKTFRKDDFRRLLNWIKSSDKEAANLKYLILSGDVVDGIGVYPGQEDDLELINPSEQYGKLGEYLSEIPEDIQIFVMPGNHDVVRLAEPQPNFTGKLKEIFPENAVMLPNPFNLKLEGKNVLLYHGMSLNDMIELVPGANYTSIGKAIEEMLKRRHLAPKYGGKTPLIPSPNDYHVIEEVPDIFITGHIHSHYLGNYRGVRYVNSSTWQSQTDYQKMMNFSPNPSIMTMFDLHSRSTIIKNFENPSP, encoded by the coding sequence ATGCCGGATCAGCTTTTCAGCGACAGAGTTTCGATCCTGGAGTATTTCCACAAGCACGGAATTCTTGTCTCACCGCAGGCACTTAACATCATACTGGAAAGGAGCATGGGATCGCTCATACCAAGGCTCCTGTCGCAGGAGGTTGAATCAGCAGGATATATTGATGACAAGGCTGTTAGAAAGCTGATTCGCGGTGAACAGAAAACGGAGAGAATGGATTATGAAGTCAACCTGCCGGACATAAGGGTGAACAGCTCAGTTGAGGACTTCCGGAAGATGTTCGTGAGCAGGTACGAGAAATTGAGGAAAATCGTATCACTTTCTGGGACAATGCGCGGGTCCATGGACATAAGGACGGCAAAGAAGACATACGGCGAGGTAAAAATTGTTGGCATGGTGTCATCCGTGGATGTCACCAGGAACGGCCACAAGCGTGTACTGCTTGAAGACATGGACGACAGCATCCAGGCAATAATAATGAAGGACAAGGGGCTGTCCAACGAACTCATCATCCAGGACGAAGTCATCGGGGTGATTGGGTCTGTCAGCAGGGGGCCAGGAGAACCTGTCCTGTTTCCAAACGAGATTGTCAGGCCGGACATACCGTATCGTGTCATGGAGGATACTGGGAAGGAACCGGTATATGTCGCATCACTATCCGACATTCATGTAGGTTCCAAAACATTCAGGAAGGATGATTTCCGCAGGCTGCTGAACTGGATAAAGTCCTCAGACAAGGAAGCAGCAAACCTGAAATATCTCATTCTCAGCGGTGACGTGGTTGATGGTATTGGTGTCTACCCCGGACAGGAGGATGATCTGGAACTCATTAACCCCTCTGAACAATACGGGAAACTAGGCGAGTACCTTAGCGAGATCCCGGAGGACATACAGATATTCGTCATGCCGGGAAATCACGATGTGGTCAGGCTTGCTGAGCCTCAGCCGAATTTCACCGGAAAGCTGAAGGAAATATTTCCGGAGAATGCCGTCATGCTTCCAAACCCTTTCAACCTGAAGCTGGAGGGCAAGAACGTTCTGCTTTATCATGGTATGTCCCTGAACGACATGATAGAGCTTGTCCCCGGCGCCAATTACACATCCATAGGCAAGGCCATAGAAGAAATGCTGAAGAGAAGGCATCTTGCCCCTAAGTATGGTGGAAAGACACCCCTGATCCCGTCGCCCAATGATTATCATGTTATTGAGGAAGTTCCGGATATTTTCATAACTGGCCACATACATTCGCACTATCTGGGGAATTACAGGGGAGTGAGGTATGTGAACTCATCAACCTGGCAGTCACAGACAGATTACCAGAAGATGATGAATTTCTCGCCGAACCCTTCAATAATGACAATGTTCGATCTTCACTCACGATCTACAATAATAAAAAATTTTGAAAACCCTAGTCCATAA
- a CDS encoding VWA domain-containing protein — translation MSYTSEISRRNPGLFIFMVDQSRSMSHKLGGTLRSKSQEAADAINRQIYELIYRCTKTDGVRDYFDIGIIGYGAAADTAASLLKEADIVPISKLAASPLRMEKRTEKVTDPDGSEVETEFEFPVWFEPVANSNTPMVKAFQLAKEWIDDWSAEHRDSYPPVVINISDGAATDGDPMKIAREIMEMSTSDGKVLLWNCHLSELKGARPLAFPSDQAVLPRDDKFAQQLFDMSSVLPDSFLSIAQERSLDVNSNSRAYVFNAGLDELLELLDIGTRAPTENLQ, via the coding sequence ATGTCATACACATCTGAAATAAGCAGGCGAAACCCAGGACTGTTCATTTTCATGGTTGATCAGTCCAGATCCATGAGCCACAAACTTGGCGGCACACTGAGATCAAAATCACAGGAGGCTGCTGATGCCATAAACAGGCAGATTTATGAGCTCATATACAGGTGCACGAAAACAGATGGCGTCAGGGACTATTTTGATATTGGTATAATAGGCTATGGCGCCGCTGCAGATACTGCTGCATCATTGCTTAAGGAAGCTGACATAGTTCCAATTTCGAAGCTGGCTGCCAGCCCTCTGAGAATGGAAAAGAGAACTGAGAAAGTTACCGATCCGGACGGAAGTGAGGTTGAAACAGAATTCGAATTTCCGGTGTGGTTTGAACCAGTCGCAAACTCCAACACACCAATGGTGAAGGCATTCCAGCTTGCAAAGGAATGGATCGATGACTGGTCCGCGGAGCACAGGGATTCTTACCCGCCTGTGGTCATAAATATCTCTGATGGCGCAGCAACCGACGGAGATCCCATGAAAATTGCCAGGGAAATCATGGAAATGAGCACTTCGGATGGCAAGGTGCTTCTCTGGAACTGCCATCTTTCTGAGCTTAAGGGGGCAAGGCCGCTGGCGTTTCCATCCGATCAAGCTGTCCTTCCAAGGGATGACAAGTTTGCACAGCAGCTCTTCGACATGTCAAGTGTCCTTCCTGACAGCTTCCTGAGCATTGCGCAGGAGCGGTCGCTTGATGTGAACAGCAACTCCCGCGCATATGTATTCAATGCGGGACTTGACGAACTGCTGGAACTGCTTGACATAGGAACAAGGGCCCCAACAGAAAATCTTCAATGA
- a CDS encoding uracil-DNA glycosylase, whose protein sequence is MQELRDLCSEISMCKKCDLYLSRKNAVCGFGSDSPRIMIIGEAPGAKEDEVGKPFVGRSGQLLNRALEYAGILPHDLYITNSVRCRPMIGKSPKMGEIRQCSDYLKKEIAALRPRIMVPMGNAALKSVSLILGSNLGKVSEVEGRFMYLSGHILAPQYHPAAILRNPKRMERFKDNFVRIFRLMNDIQDGISNSVLELHSVKVFY, encoded by the coding sequence ATGCAGGAACTACGTGATCTTTGCTCTGAAATATCAATGTGCAAGAAATGTGATCTGTACCTCTCCAGGAAAAATGCTGTATGCGGTTTTGGCAGCGATTCACCACGCATAATGATAATTGGTGAAGCACCTGGGGCAAAGGAGGATGAGGTGGGAAAACCGTTCGTCGGCAGAAGTGGACAGCTCTTGAACAGGGCACTTGAATATGCCGGGATTCTTCCCCATGATCTGTATATAACAAATTCTGTGAGATGCAGACCGATGATAGGAAAATCTCCAAAGATGGGCGAAATAAGGCAGTGTTCTGACTATCTGAAAAAGGAGATTGCTGCACTCAGGCCTCGCATCATGGTTCCAATGGGCAATGCTGCCCTAAAATCAGTATCTCTAATTTTGGGGTCAAACCTGGGGAAGGTCTCAGAGGTTGAGGGGCGCTTCATGTATCTTTCAGGACATATACTTGCCCCGCAGTACCACCCCGCAGCCATATTGCGGAATCCCAAAAGGATGGAAAGATTCAAGGACAATTTCGTAAGGATTTTCCGCCTCATGAATGACATACAGGACGGCATAAGCAACAGTGTTCTTGAACTGCATTCCGTGAAGGTGTTTTACTGA
- a CDS encoding SDR family oxidoreductase — translation MNQKRLSERKVLITAASSGIGFAIASVLAEKGATIFMTSGSSRIEASAGLLRKRGLRVESSVFNMVTEDPADIVEKASKSMGGIDTLVVNYGDPKLAPFMDIGDEDWSRYISMFVRATVGLVRETVKIIGSEGRIIFITSMTTREAYEGFAISGSLRAAVVNLGKILSLELGRKGMTVNSISQGYFLTERLGAVIERNSRLNMTSVEEEKRKIISSIPVGRIGEPDEIGHLVSFLCSPEASYINGANIPIDGGLTRYPY, via the coding sequence ATGAATCAGAAGAGACTCAGTGAACGAAAAGTGCTCATAACCGCTGCAAGTTCAGGAATTGGGTTTGCCATTGCCTCTGTGCTTGCGGAAAAGGGAGCGACAATTTTCATGACATCGGGAAGCAGCAGGATTGAGGCTTCCGCAGGTTTGCTTCGAAAAAGAGGGCTCCGAGTGGAATCATCAGTCTTCAACATGGTCACAGAGGATCCGGCCGACATTGTTGAGAAAGCTTCCAAATCCATGGGTGGTATTGATACGCTTGTTGTTAACTATGGCGATCCCAAGCTTGCCCCTTTCATGGATATAGGAGACGAAGACTGGAGCCGTTACATCTCAATGTTCGTCAGGGCAACCGTAGGACTTGTGAGAGAAACTGTAAAGATCATTGGGTCGGAGGGGCGGATCATATTCATAACATCAATGACCACCAGGGAGGCCTATGAGGGATTTGCCATCTCAGGTTCACTGCGGGCTGCAGTTGTGAATCTGGGCAAGATTCTCAGCCTAGAACTTGGAAGAAAGGGAATGACTGTGAATTCCATCTCCCAGGGATATTTTCTTACAGAAAGGCTCGGCGCAGTCATAGAACGGAATTCCCGCCTGAACATGACTTCCGTTGAGGAAGAGAAGAGGAAGATAATCTCAAGCATACCTGTTGGAAGGATTGGGGAACCTGATGAAATTGGCCACCTGGTAAGCTTCCTCTGCAGCCCTGAGGCGTCGTACATAAACGGAGCAAATATCCCAATAGATGGTGGGCTCACAAGATATCCCTATTGA